The proteins below come from a single Denticeps clupeoides chromosome 15, fDenClu1.1, whole genome shotgun sequence genomic window:
- the dyrk2 gene encoding dual specificity tyrosine-phosphorylation-regulated kinase 2 translates to MLTKKPCAAVYPTGKGGEVCQLQSSPGVGVGGSLRAGVEAEPSSPVTLPPLRNTNALTGGGNKHTMNDHLHTGNHQQNHVQQLFEENSNKRTVLTVQPNGLTPTSRTGLALPDRPQDSSQCRQGSSASIKSTESKPKSTPMTPDQAVKQCMAKLTPFEHQEIFSYPEIYFLGPNAKKRPGVVGGSNNGGYDDDQGSYIHVPHDHISYRYEVLKVIGKGSFGQVVKAYDHKTHQHVALKMVRNEKRFHRQAAEEIRILEHLRKQDKDSTMNVIHMLEHFTFRNHICMTFELLSMNLYELIKKNKFQGFSLPLVRKFAHSILQCLDSLHKNRIIHCDLKPENILLKQQGRSGIKVIDFGSSCFEHQRVYTYIQSRFYRAPEVILGSRYGMPIDMWSLGCILAELLTGYPLLPGEDEGDQLACVIELLGMPSQKLLDSSKRAKNFVSSKGYPRYCTVTTLPDGSVALNGGRSRRGKLRGPPGSKDWVTALKGCDDPLFLDFLKQCLEWDPSLRMTPSQALRHPWLRRRLPKPPTGEKTSVKRITEGPGAITSLSKLPPSSGSASKLRTNLTQITDANGNIQQRTVLPKLVS, encoded by the exons ATGTTAACCAAGAAGCCCTGCGCCGCCGTCTACCCGACCG GCAAGGGGGGTGAGGTGTGCCAGCTCCAGTCTTCCCCCGGGGTCGGCGTCGGGGGGAGCCTCCGGGCCGGCGTGGAGGCCGAGCCGTCATCTCCCGTCACGCTGCCGCCGCTCAGGAACACCAACGCGCTCACG GGTGGAGGCAATAAGCACACTATGAACGACCACCTGCACACCGGGAACCACCAGCAGAACCACGTTCAGCAGCTGTTTGAGGAGAACAGCAACAAAAGGACAGTGCTGACTGTCCAGCCCAATGGGTTGACCCCAACGAGCCGGACGGGCCTAGCTCTGCCGGACCGCCCCCAGGACAGTAGCCAGTGTCGGCAGGGCAGCTCTGCCTCTATCAAATCAACAGAGAGCAAGCCCAAGTCCACCCCCATGACCCCGGATCAGGCAGTGAAGCAGTGTATGGCCAAGTTGACGCCCTTTGAGCACCAAGAGATTTTTAGCTACCCGGAGATCTACTTCTTGGGTCCAAATGCCAAGAAGCGGCCAGGGGTGGTTGGCGGATCCAACAACGGGGGCTATGATGACGACCAGGGCTCATATATCCATGTACCCCATGACCACATCTCATACCGCTACGAGGTGCTCAAGGTTATAGGCAAAGGCAGCTTTGGTCAGGTTGTCAAGGCCTATGACCATAAGACGCATCAGCATGTAGCTCTAAAGATGGTGCGCAACGAGAAGCGGTTCCACCGACAGGCAGCGGAGGAGATACGCATCCTGGAGCACCTACGCAAGCAGGACAAGGACTCCACCATGAACGTCATTCATATGCTGGAACACTTCACATTCCGCAACCACATATGCATGACGTTTGAGCTCCTCAGTATGAACCTCTATGAGCTCATCAAGAAGAACAAATTTCAGGGTTTCAGCCTGCCTCTGGTGCGCAAGTTCGCCCATTCCATCCTGCAGTGCCTGGACTCGCTCCACAAAAACCGGATTATTCATTGCGATCTGAAGCCGGAGAACATTCTACTGAAGCAACAGGGTCGCAGTGGGATAAAGGTCATCGACTTCGGCTCCAGCTGCTTCGAGCACCAGCGGGTCTACACGTACATCCAGTCGCGCTTTTACCGGGCTCCGGAGGTCATCCTCGGCTCTCGCTACGGGATGCCCATTGACATGTGGAGCCTGGGCTGCATCTTAGCGGAGTTACTGACAGGCTACCCTCTCCTGCCGGGGGAAGATGAAGGAGACCAACTGGCGTGTGTCATAGAGCTGCTGGGCATGCCCTCCCAGAAGCTCCTGGATTCGTCCAAGAGGGCCAAGAATTTTGTCAGCTCAAAGGGATATCCCCGCTATTGCACCGTCACCACACTGCCCGATGGCTCAGTCGCACTGAATGGGGGACGGTCGCGCAGGGGCAAGCTAAGGGGTCCCCCGGGGAGCAAAGACTGGGTGACCGCGCTCAAGGGCTGCGACGACCCCCTCTTCTTGGACTTCCTCAAGCAGTGCCTGGAATGGGACCCGTCCCTGCGAATGACCCCGAGTCAGGCCCTGCGGCATCCGTGGCTCAGGAGGCGCCTGCCGAAACCCCCTACCGGGGAGAAAACGTCGGTAAAGCGAATCACGGAGGGCCCTGGTGCTATCACGTCACTCTCCAAATTACCTCCCTCGTCCGGCTCAGCCTCGAAGTTGAGGACTAACCTGACACAAATAACCGATGCGAATGGGAATATACAGCAAAGGACAGTCTTGCCAAAATTAGTCAGTTGA